A genomic stretch from Desulfohalobium retbaense DSM 5692 includes:
- a CDS encoding L,D-transpeptidase family protein yields MPPVSPEHGPACFLVVEKAEQRLVWTNATSTQLVWQCSTGSSGGDKWREGDLATPEGVYFMTRRQTGLPEKLYGNLAFPLNYPNPVDRLRGKTGYGIWLHGRGKPLVPRDTRGCIALRTPMLKRLSSLFALQRTPVFIGETAASEFSVAEASTENELVRQVQAWAEAWEARSDTFFSFYAPSKFSRAHDAPFERFQRRKEDLFERYDWIELEIGPVQVLPGPGYWVTVFEQHFRSPSYSDIGVKRLYWQHSSQWKIVGEEWVPGTWEPPKCKNPLP; encoded by the coding sequence GTGCCCCCCGTTTCGCCGGAGCATGGCCCGGCCTGTTTTTTGGTGGTCGAAAAAGCCGAGCAGCGGCTGGTGTGGACAAACGCCACATCAACGCAGTTGGTTTGGCAATGCTCCACCGGCAGCAGCGGCGGGGACAAATGGCGCGAAGGAGATCTCGCCACCCCGGAAGGGGTGTATTTCATGACCCGTCGTCAAACAGGACTGCCCGAAAAACTCTACGGCAACCTCGCCTTTCCTTTGAATTACCCCAATCCGGTCGACCGGTTGCGCGGGAAAACCGGGTACGGCATTTGGCTGCACGGTCGGGGAAAACCTCTTGTTCCCCGTGACACCCGGGGATGCATCGCCCTGCGGACCCCGATGCTCAAGCGACTTTCCTCCCTGTTCGCTCTGCAGCGCACGCCCGTGTTCATCGGTGAGACAGCCGCCTCCGAGTTCTCTGTGGCTGAGGCCAGCACCGAAAACGAGCTTGTCCGTCAGGTGCAGGCTTGGGCCGAGGCTTGGGAAGCACGCTCCGACACGTTTTTTTCCTTTTATGCCCCCTCGAAATTCAGCCGAGCCCACGATGCGCCTTTTGAACGCTTCCAGCGCCGCAAAGAGGACCTCTTTGAGCGCTATGACTGGATCGAACTCGAAATTGGGCCTGTTCAGGTGCTTCCCGGCCCAGGGTATTGGGTCACCGTCTTTGAGCAGCATTTCCGTAGCCCGAGCTATTCGGATATTGGGGTGAAACGGCTGTACTGGCAACATTCCTCGCAATGGAAGATCGTCGGAGAGGAATGGGTGCCGGGGACGTGGGAGCCCCCCAAGTGCAAAAATCCCCTGCCTTGA
- a CDS encoding DUF362 domain-containing protein, translating into MTASVYFWNLRTSRKAPYDVRLRRLLKRVGLNSCFEPGHFVAVKVHFGEKGATGFLSPLWLKPFSRFITKAGGRAFFTDTNTLYVGQRGEAVSHSLLAAEHGFDPNILGAPVLIADGLRSSHEQAVPFYGRHIQTAYIAGDIAAADTMLVASHFKGHDLAGFGGALKNIAMGCASRRGKLQQHSGLAPRVNHHLCTGCGQCLPVCPAGALTIDSQSKTLLLDTAQCIGCAACILACRHNALQVDWTSSVTAFQERMAEYAAAVVGCFSQPLVYVNFVTQVTPGCDCIGHSDAPICPDIGILASRDPVALDQASCDLVNQSPALTSSALPESCGPGDDKFQAVHPETNGGHLLAYAAELGLGTRGYDLHVVS; encoded by the coding sequence ATGACTGCTTCCGTGTATTTCTGGAATCTCAGAACGTCGCGCAAGGCGCCATATGACGTTCGATTGCGGCGGCTTTTGAAACGCGTTGGCCTCAACAGCTGTTTTGAGCCAGGCCACTTCGTTGCCGTGAAGGTCCATTTCGGGGAAAAGGGGGCCACCGGCTTCCTGTCCCCTCTATGGCTGAAGCCGTTTTCCAGATTCATCACCAAGGCCGGAGGGCGTGCCTTTTTCACCGACACCAATACCCTCTACGTCGGGCAACGCGGCGAGGCGGTTTCCCATAGCCTGCTGGCCGCCGAACACGGCTTCGATCCCAATATCCTCGGAGCGCCGGTTCTCATCGCCGACGGTCTGCGCAGCTCCCACGAGCAAGCGGTCCCTTTTTACGGCCGTCACATCCAGACCGCTTACATTGCCGGAGATATAGCCGCTGCTGACACTATGCTGGTTGCCAGTCACTTCAAGGGGCACGACCTGGCCGGTTTTGGTGGAGCGCTGAAAAATATCGCCATGGGCTGCGCCTCGCGTCGGGGAAAACTCCAGCAACACAGCGGATTGGCTCCTCGGGTCAATCACCATCTTTGCACAGGCTGCGGCCAATGCCTTCCGGTGTGTCCTGCTGGTGCTTTGACGATTGACAGCCAATCGAAGACTCTTTTATTGGACACGGCGCAATGTATCGGCTGTGCGGCTTGTATCCTGGCCTGCCGGCATAACGCGCTCCAGGTCGATTGGACGAGTTCGGTCACCGCTTTTCAGGAGCGTATGGCCGAATATGCTGCTGCTGTCGTGGGCTGTTTCAGCCAACCGCTGGTCTACGTCAACTTTGTCACCCAGGTCACGCCAGGGTGTGACTGCATCGGACACAGCGATGCCCCGATCTGTCCCGATATCGGGATCTTGGCCTCCAGGGACCCGGTAGCGCTGGACCAGGCGAGCTGCGATTTGGTGAACCAGTCCCCGGCCCTGACGTCGAGTGCCTTACCGGAATCCTGCGGTCCCGGAGACGATAAATTTCAGGCTGTGCACCCGGAGACCAATGGTGGCCATCTGCTTGCCTACGCGGCCGAACTCGGTCTGGGGACCCGGGGCTATGATCTGCATGTCGTTTCCTGA
- the pyrE gene encoding orotate phosphoribosyltransferase — MHNPKQRLAQLLLEKSYIEGEVTLTSGRKSDYYFDCKQTALHAEGGYLLGTLFLDLLPLDVQGVAGMTLGADPLVSAVSVLSHIQGRGLPACIVRKKAKGHGTNQFLEGMANFSDGMRVAVLEDVVTTGGSLLTACERVAAAGLEITGVYCVLDRLEGGRERLRDAGYSLTALFTRDELLRAGRGEDV, encoded by the coding sequence ATGCACAACCCCAAGCAGCGTCTGGCGCAATTACTGCTCGAGAAATCGTACATCGAAGGGGAAGTGACCCTCACCTCGGGACGCAAAAGCGATTACTATTTCGATTGCAAACAAACCGCCCTGCACGCCGAAGGCGGCTATTTGCTGGGAACTCTCTTCCTGGATCTGTTACCCCTTGATGTTCAGGGGGTGGCCGGGATGACTCTGGGCGCCGACCCCTTGGTCAGCGCAGTGAGCGTCTTGTCGCATATCCAAGGACGTGGACTGCCAGCCTGTATTGTTCGCAAAAAGGCCAAAGGGCATGGGACCAATCAGTTTCTGGAGGGGATGGCCAATTTTTCCGATGGGATGCGCGTTGCAGTACTCGAAGATGTGGTCACCACCGGCGGGAGCCTGTTGACCGCCTGCGAGCGGGTTGCAGCGGCCGGGTTGGAGATTACCGGGGTCTATTGTGTCCTTGATCGACTTGAAGGCGGGCGGGAGCGGTTGCGTGATGCTGGCTATTCCCTGACGGCACTGTTTACCAGGGATGAATTGCTCCGCGCTGGCCGGGGGGAAGATGTATGA
- a CDS encoding homocysteine biosynthesis protein, producing the protein MATQVTKTLQEINARIEKGKAVVLNAREMSKLVRSEGKVKAAKEVDVVTTGTFSPMCSSGMVFNIGQQPPTMKVSRMWLNGVPVHCGLAAVDAFLGATEPAEDDPLNKVYPGQFKYGGGHVIEDLIRGKTVHMKAEAYGTDCYPRTALEKDVTLSSFKNCWMFNPRNAYQNYNCAVNLTSRTKYTYMGPLKPNLGNANFATAGELSPLFNDPYFRTIGLGTRIFLGGSVGYVLGSGTQHNPKPSRNERGIPLTPSGTLMVKGEMAGMDPRFARGVSIVGYGCSLSVGLGIPIPVLNEDIAWYTGVSNSEIHMPIVDYGHDYPQGVGRILQHASFEELLGGEIQVNGKSVPTVPVTSATYSLEVADTLKSWIEKGEFLLTEPQEKICSE; encoded by the coding sequence ATGGCGACGCAAGTGACCAAAACGTTGCAAGAAATCAACGCGCGAATCGAGAAGGGCAAGGCTGTAGTGCTCAATGCCCGGGAAATGAGCAAACTAGTCCGGAGTGAGGGGAAGGTCAAGGCAGCCAAAGAGGTTGACGTGGTCACTACCGGAACATTTTCGCCGATGTGTTCTTCTGGCATGGTCTTTAATATCGGGCAGCAACCGCCGACGATGAAGGTTTCCCGGATGTGGCTCAACGGCGTGCCTGTCCATTGCGGCCTGGCGGCAGTAGACGCCTTTCTCGGCGCCACTGAACCAGCCGAGGACGACCCACTCAACAAAGTGTATCCCGGGCAATTCAAGTACGGCGGTGGCCATGTCATCGAGGATTTGATCCGTGGCAAGACTGTTCATATGAAGGCCGAAGCCTATGGAACGGACTGCTATCCCCGCACAGCGCTGGAAAAGGATGTCACCCTCTCGAGTTTCAAAAATTGCTGGATGTTCAACCCGCGCAACGCCTATCAAAACTACAATTGTGCCGTGAATCTGACCAGCCGGACCAAGTACACCTACATGGGACCCTTGAAGCCGAATCTGGGCAATGCAAACTTTGCCACAGCCGGAGAACTCAGTCCCCTGTTCAACGATCCCTACTTCAGGACCATTGGGCTGGGGACCAGGATATTTCTCGGGGGCTCGGTGGGCTATGTCCTTGGTTCAGGGACCCAGCACAATCCAAAGCCGTCGCGCAATGAGCGCGGTATTCCCCTGACCCCGTCCGGAACCCTTATGGTCAAGGGCGAAATGGCGGGCATGGATCCCCGTTTTGCCCGTGGTGTGAGTATTGTCGGTTATGGGTGCTCCCTGTCGGTCGGCCTCGGAATTCCTATTCCCGTGCTCAATGAGGATATTGCCTGGTATACCGGGGTATCGAACAGTGAGATCCACATGCCGATCGTTGATTACGGCCACGATTATCCCCAGGGCGTGGGCCGGATTCTGCAGCACGCCAGCTTTGAGGAATTGTTAGGGGGGGAAATTCAAGTCAACGGCAAGAGTGTTCCCACCGTCCCTGTCACCAGCGCCACGTATTCGCTGGAAGTGGCCGATACCTTGAAGTCGTGGATTGAAAAGGGCGAGTTCCTGTTGACTGAGCCCCAGGAGAAGATCTGCTCTGAGTGA
- the purB gene encoding adenylosuccinate lyase has translation MIDRYSRPEMTRLWSLENKFRVWLEVELAVCEAWHELGIIPSEEMQQIRQRADFDLERILTIEKETKHDVIAFLTAVEEKVGPASRYIHLGCTSSDIVDTANGVLLSRAGHMVLQALDEYLKALKTLLQKHRGRVVMGRTHGVHAEPTSLALKLAGFYAEGVRHKKRWQRALKGIEVGKISGAVGTYAHLGPQVEAIACRHLGLRVDPISTQIIQRDRHAEYFSTLALMAGGIERFCVELRHLQRTEVREIEEGFSKGQKGSSAMPHKKNPISAENLSGLARLVRTNALASMENMALWHERDISHSSVERVIMPDSTTVMDYMLHRLTGMLQRLQTLPENMDRNLDLSHGLFFSQRVLLALVESGLERQKAYEMVQRVAMASWEAGTSFPELVRGDAEITAHLTPQTLDELFDTGYYLRYESLILDRVFATEASDEIE, from the coding sequence ATGATTGATCGCTATTCCCGTCCGGAAATGACCCGGCTGTGGAGTTTGGAGAACAAATTTCGTGTCTGGCTTGAGGTCGAGCTGGCTGTCTGTGAGGCGTGGCATGAACTCGGGATCATTCCCAGTGAGGAGATGCAACAGATACGCCAACGGGCGGATTTTGATCTCGAACGTATCCTGACGATCGAGAAAGAAACCAAACACGATGTGATCGCCTTTCTCACGGCTGTGGAGGAGAAAGTCGGCCCTGCGTCACGCTATATCCATCTCGGGTGCACCTCCTCGGATATTGTCGATACGGCCAATGGGGTTTTGCTCAGCCGTGCCGGACATATGGTTCTGCAGGCGTTGGATGAATATCTCAAGGCCTTGAAAACACTGCTTCAAAAGCATCGAGGACGGGTGGTCATGGGGCGCACCCACGGTGTTCATGCGGAACCGACCAGCCTGGCCTTGAAACTGGCAGGATTCTATGCCGAGGGCGTTCGGCACAAAAAACGGTGGCAGCGGGCCCTGAAAGGGATCGAAGTCGGCAAGATTTCCGGGGCCGTGGGGACGTATGCCCATCTTGGGCCCCAGGTGGAAGCCATTGCCTGCCGCCATTTAGGTCTCCGGGTGGATCCGATTTCGACCCAGATCATTCAGCGCGACCGGCACGCCGAGTATTTCAGCACCCTGGCACTTATGGCCGGGGGCATCGAACGTTTCTGTGTCGAGCTGCGCCATCTGCAACGCACCGAAGTCCGGGAAATCGAAGAGGGGTTCAGCAAAGGGCAGAAAGGGTCCTCGGCCATGCCCCATAAAAAGAATCCGATTTCAGCGGAAAATTTATCCGGCCTGGCCCGCCTGGTACGTACGAACGCCTTGGCCTCGATGGAGAATATGGCCCTGTGGCACGAGCGGGATATCAGTCATTCCTCGGTCGAACGGGTGATCATGCCTGATTCGACCACCGTGATGGACTATATGCTGCACCGGCTGACGGGCATGCTCCAACGGCTTCAAACCTTGCCGGAGAATATGGACCGCAATCTGGATCTTTCCCATGGGTTGTTTTTTTCGCAGCGGGTGCTCCTGGCACTGGTTGAAAGCGGATTGGAACGGCAAAAGGCGTATGAAATGGTCCAGCGCGTGGCCATGGCCTCCTGGGAGGCGGGCACGTCGTTTCCGGAACTGGTCCGGGGTGATGCGGAAATCACCGCCCACCTGACGCCGCAAACCCTCGATGAACTCTTTGATACCGGCTATTATTTACGGTACGAGTCCCTTATCCTTGATCGGGTCTTTGCCACTGAAGCGAGCGACGAGATTGAGTGA
- a CDS encoding sugar phosphate isomerase/epimerase family protein, translating to MGTYFVNLPLRYIQSHPKYLDFFIENGLAPEIGLDTVSLQYDLSWHAEVADQLAAAGLSCAVHLPFVDLQPGSLDPLILEATRTRLRQALEVTAVYNPEHLIGHAHFTPMYEEHFSQWLGRSVVTWTQFLDGWPDHPPLFLENTCEQDPGLLNDLLIELSAHDVGFCLDIGHWHCFGGGCRRSDLGHWLQSLSAFLQHVHLHDNEGEMDTHLGLGDGGVPWEEFFDGLQYLELAPGVTLEPHCLEDLQRSQRFMQENPSWFSRLGVTVPA from the coding sequence GTGGGGACCTATTTCGTGAACCTTCCCTTGCGGTATATACAAAGTCATCCAAAATACTTGGATTTTTTTATCGAGAACGGTCTGGCCCCGGAAATCGGGCTGGACACGGTCTCGTTGCAGTACGACCTCTCGTGGCACGCGGAGGTTGCCGATCAATTGGCCGCTGCCGGTCTCTCCTGTGCCGTCCATTTACCGTTCGTCGATCTCCAGCCCGGAAGTCTGGACCCGCTTATTCTGGAGGCTACCCGGACCAGGTTGCGTCAAGCCCTCGAAGTAACAGCTGTTTACAATCCTGAGCATCTCATTGGCCACGCCCACTTCACCCCGATGTATGAGGAGCATTTTTCTCAATGGCTGGGACGTTCGGTGGTGACCTGGACCCAATTTCTGGACGGCTGGCCGGATCATCCTCCGTTGTTTTTGGAAAACACCTGTGAGCAGGACCCGGGGTTGTTAAATGACCTCTTGATCGAACTCAGCGCCCACGATGTCGGATTCTGCTTGGATATCGGGCATTGGCACTGCTTTGGAGGGGGATGTCGCCGCAGCGATCTCGGACATTGGCTCCAATCCCTGAGCGCTTTTTTGCAACATGTCCATCTGCATGACAACGAAGGGGAGATGGACACCCATCTTGGTCTGGGTGACGGAGGGGTTCCTTGGGAGGAATTCTTCGACGGGCTCCAGTACCTTGAATTGGCCCCGGGCGTGACCCTGGAGCCGCATTGCCTGGAAGATCTCCAGCGCAGCCAGCGTTTTATGCAGGAAAATCCCTCCTGGTTCTCTCGTCTTGGAGTGACCGTCCCGGCCTGA